The following are encoded together in the Plasmodium vinckei vinckei genome assembly, chromosome: PVVCY_12 genome:
- a CDS encoding EELM2 domain-containing protein, putative, translated as MTVQQKHKGMLISDEEPVNSHIFSSFFNKLNSAIFDNNNKNNNNNNSNNDNNNDSNNDNNNILDDYKENKDVGNNMEDYENVEYTKRLKEQKKNRDDAYKKLANDLELRKLIERAQMKHSNLNPSSLGTNNRTNQYHRNEMLNHNKQSEGIDNGLHLIKGEQNALDNQDIYNNTTYINNPNIKGGRSLRNINKNNTNYNISDIGNPNGDHHRQFISSQENRGTKRKNSEKISIDKEILSRFTNSNRNNNHIDTNNMGRYNTRNNNEQDDIYYTNQDEEENDLQNEHNINQNGIQDESTIRNRLKNNTKNNIKIQARNYIRNQSKNNEYISNSKGKFEREENYDEYEDEYNNNNAYDDNNNVANKNSDIYNTRRYNNTRRYNNNNNYNEEYANYVKNEKSENRRRQVNYDAYNNDDTMYNYDAQFINENIVRNKNGEVIGNGIHKMPSVSVKNRNDHDHVENSKSNAKQKENKTKKTKKTLAKNNANSTNVTKNKNNAIKNANILQNERKHGIHDHNDYSSNPKHRATAASNAHHNTNRGGNYSNNDNYYSNNYGTNTRSSNANRFNERYPDHDDDADQKKRKKRVTEEGSKESNKINIGDSYQVSKLPNFFLCRSEFMYKSYEPVEETNAEPCLTCSGLSCHCKAGGAILVYSPLILERIREKCMKNRGYHKCIKNEIELSSYIQECAKNWKSNVDEWVPFSPEYAYKLLHYANYDPHKAISIMKSSEFSFRKIMDPPTRKYQNKWKPKDKRENISKNPFPSPLTIRTYLSKRHHNSGYHLR; from the exons atgactGTACAACAAAAACATAAGGGAATGCTCATTTCTGATGAAGAGCCAGTAAATTCACATATATTTAgtagtttttttaataaattaaatagtGCCATATTTGAcaataacaataaaaataacaacaaTAACAATAGTAACAATGACAATAACAACGATAGTAATAATGACAATAATAACATACTAGATGACTACAAAGAAAATAAGGATGTAGGAAACAACATGGAGGATTATGAAAATGTTGAATATACAAAACGATTAAaggaacaaaaaaaaaatagagatgatgcatataaaaaacttGCAAATGACCTTGAGTTGAGAAAATTAATAGAGAGAGCCCAAATGAAACATTCAAATCTTAACCCCTCCAGTCTTGGCACAAACAATCGTACTAATCAATATCATAGGAATGAAATGCTTAATCACAATAAACAAAGTGAAGGTATAGATAATGGCCTTCATTTAATAAAGGGTGAACAAAATGCCCTAGACAATCaagacatatataataacacaACCTATATAAACAATCCAAATATTAAAGGTGGGAGATCATTAcgtaatataaataaaaataatactaattataatatatcagATATTGGAAATCCAAATGGTGATCATCATCGACAATTCATATCATCTCAAGAAAATAGGGGgacaaaaagaaaaaactCTGAAAAAATATCTATAGATAAAGAAATTTTAAGTAGATTCACTAATAGTAATCGAAATAATAATCACAttgatacaaataatatgggTCGTTATAATACccgaaataataatgaacaagatgatatatattatacaaatcaagatgaagaagaaaatgatttaCAAAATGAACATAACATAAATCAAAATGGTATACAAGATGAATCTACTATAAGAAATCgactaaaaaataatacaaaaaataatataaaaatacaagcACGTAATTATATTAGAAATCAAagcaaaaataatgaatatattagcAATTCAAAAGGGAAATTTGAAAGAgaagaaaattatgatgaatatgaagatgaatataataataataatgcatatgatgataacaataatgtagcaaataaaaatagtgatatatataatactaggagatataataatactcgaagatataataataataataattataatgaagaatatgctaattatgtaaaaaatgaaaaaagtgaaaatcGAAGAAGACAAGTAAATTATGATGCATATAACAATGATGATACTATGTATAACTATGATGCacaatttataaatgaaaatattgttagaaataaaaatggtgaAGTAATCGGAAATGGAATACATAAAATGCCTAGTGTATCCGTGAAAAATAGAAATGATCATGACCATGTTGAAAATTCAAAATCAAATGCAAagcaaaaagaaaataaaactaaaaaaacaaaaaaaacactTGCCAAAAATAATGCTAATTCTACAAATGtaactaaaaataaaaataatgcaatCAAAAATGctaatattttacaaaatgaaagaaaacACGGCATTCATGATCATAATGATTATTCATCAAATCCTAAACATAGAGCTACTGCTGCTTCAAATGCACATCATAATACCAATAGAGGTGGCaattattcaaataatgataattattattccaATAATTATGGAACAAATACCAGAAGCTCTAATGCTAACCGTTTTAATGAAAGATACCCAGACCACGATGATGATGCAG atcaaaaaaaacgaaaaaaacgAGTCACAGAAGAGGGATCAAAAGAGagtaacaaaataaatataggaGATAGCTATCAAGTATCCAAATTGCccaacttttttttgtgtcgATCAGAATTTATGTACAAAAGTTATGAACCAGTTGAAGAGACAAATGCTGAGCCATGCCTAACATGCTCAGGATTATCATGTCATTGTAAAGCTGGTGGAGCAATATTAGTATACTCACCTCTTATATTAGAAAGAATAAGAGAAAAATGTATGAAAAATAGAGGTTATCacaaatgtataaaaaatgaaattgaaTTATCATCCTATATACAAGAATGTGCAAAAAATTGGAAATCAAATGTTGATGAATGGGTCCCATTTTCACCtgaatatgcatataaattattacattatGCTAATTATGATCCACATAAAGCTATAAGTATTATGAAATCTTCAGAATTTTcatttagaaaaattatggACCCACCAACTAgaaaatatcaaaataaatggaaaCCCAAAGataaaagagaaaatatATCGAAAAACCCATTCCCATCACCCTTAACCATAAGAACATATTTATCTAAACGACATCACAATAGTGGATATCACCTTCGATGA